Sequence from the Chloroflexaceae bacterium genome:
CCAGCGGTGAGTGACAGGATCTTCGCCGACGATTTTGAGACAGGCTCATTCAGCGCCTGGAGCGCCGTCACCAGCGATGGCGGCGACCTCGCCGTCAGCGGCGCTGCCGCCCTCAACGGGGCGTTCGGGATGGCCGCGACGATCAACGACAACAGGGCGATCTACGTCACCGATACCACTCCCGCCGCCGAACCGCGCTATCGCGTCCGGTTCTACCTCGACCCCAATAGCGCCACGATGACAAATGGCGACGCCTTCTTTGTGCTAATCGGCTATTCTGGCGCCGCAACGCCGGTATTCCGAGTGGAGTTGCGCCGCTCAAACAACGCCTACCAGATCCGCGCCTCGCTGAGCAATGATGCCTCAACCTGGACGAATAGCGGATGGTATACCATCAGCGACGACCCGCATTTCGTCGAGATCGACTGGCAGGCAGCGACGACCGCCGGCGCGAACAACGGCAGGATGACCCTCTGGATCGATGGCCAGCAACAGGCCAGTCTGACAACAATCGACAACGACACCTTGCGCGTCGAACAGATCCGGTTGGGGGCCGTCGCTGGAATCGACAACGGCACTCGTGGCGTATTCTTCTTCGACACCTTCGAGTCGCGCCGCCAGACCTATATCGGCCCGGTTGTCGCCCGATAGCGCCAGACCCGGTGATGGGAAGCATCTAAACGCACGCTCGAAACGCTGCCCGCAGCGGGCGAGGCTGACCCATAGCTCGACCTGCCACGCCGAGCAGCCAGGGCAGCTTTGATCGTGCTATCATACATTCTGTGTGCGTGCATGGATTAGAGCGGGGGGCTGGCCCTCACAGGAACATACGCAGCCAGACGGACCGCAGAATACGCAGAGAAATGCACGGGCATGGGCGTTTTGAATCTCTCCGCGCCCCTCCGCGGTCCGTACCCATCCGGCGAACATAAACACGATCTCAGGCGAACCTCCTTCGGTGCTGCGCAAGCAGCCAACGAGCGTCCGATTATGGATTCCGACCTTGCTGCTCCCCTCCTCGAAGCGCAAAGCACGTATCCTGCGAGGGTGATGGATCTGACCTGGCTCAACATTGCCGATCTGCGTTCGGCCTTTGGCGTTACTGCGACGATGCCGCTCTCCGGGCTGGCCGACTTGCTCTTCCACCTCCCCGCGCGCAACTTCGCCCATCAGGTGCTGGCCCTCGATGCGCTGGTCGGGCGCGAGGGGCTGCGCGCCGGCGGGGCGTGGATCTGCGGGCAACTCAGCCGGGGGGTGGAGATCTGGGGAGCGCCTCCGCCCGCTACGGGACCAGCGCTGATCGTTGCCAATCACCCTGGATTGCTCGACGCTGCCGCACTCTTTGCCAGCATCCCCCGCGAGGATCTGCGCGTGCTGGCGATTACGCGCCCCTTTCTGCGCGCTCTGCCCCATATCGCCGGGCGGTTGTTTGCCGTGGGCGACGCCCCTGCCGCACGCATGGCCACGGCGCGCCGGGCGGCCCGGCATCTGCGCGCCGGGGGCGCGCTGCTTGTCTTCCCCGCCGGGCGGATCGAACCCGACCCCCTGAGCCTCCCCGGCGCCGAAGATTCGGTGGCGAGCTGGTCGCAGGGGATTGACCAGATCGTTCAACTCGCCGGCGCGGTGACAGTGGTTCCCGCCATCGTGGCCGGCGTGCTGACGCCAGCGGCCGTGAAGCATCCCCTCACGCGCCTGCGCCAGCACCCGGATGATCGTCGCTGGCTGGCGGCCATCCTGCAACTGATGCTTCCCTGGCTCCAGCATACCACTGTACAGGTGCGTTTCGGGCGGCCCATCGCAGCGACAGGCGCCCCGGTAAGCGCCGCTGTTGCCGCCGAGGCGCGCCGCCTGATCCGGGAGGTGGCCCGGTGATGCGTACCCCGTCCGTTCCTTCCAACCACCGCTCGCCGCTGACCATCCTGTTCATCTGCGTCTTTGTGGACATGATCGGCTACGGGATGGTCGTCCCGCTTCTGCCGTTCCTGGCGCCGGAAGGGTCGGCGCGGGCGCTGCTGGTGGGCCTGCTGAGTTCGCTCTACGCGCTGCTCCAGTTCCTGGCGGCGCCGGTGCTAGGCGCGTTGTCCGACCGGGTGGGCCGGCGGCCAGTGCTGATCGGCGCAGTCCTGGCCTCGAGCGCGGCCTACAGTGTATTGAGCCTGGGGGCCAGCATCGGCGCGTTGCCGCTGGTCTTTCTGGCGGTGGCCCTCGGCGGCGCGGCAGGGGCCAGCATCCCCACGGCGCAGGCCTGCATCGCCGACCGGCTGCCGCCTGCCGAGCGCGCCCGCGGCCTGGGGCTGATCGGCGCGGCCTTCGGGCTGGGCCTGATGCTCGGCCCGGCCTCGGGCGGCCTGCTGAGCGTCTACGGGCTGGGCGTGCCGCCGCTGCTGGCGGCGACCCTGGCGCTGCTCAACGGCCTGTTCGCCCTGCGCGCCTTGCCCGAGTCGCTGCCGCCGGAGCGCCGCGCGCCGACGCCGCTGCGTCCGGCGGGGGCAGCGCGGCAACTCGGCGCGGCCTTCGCCCTTCGCGACGCGCGTCCGCTACTGGTGGCGATCTTCCTGCTTAATATGGCCTTCGCCGGCTTGCAGAGCAACGCGCCCCTGTTTACCAGCACTCGCTTCGGCTGGGGGCCGCTGGAGAACGGCGCCTTCTTCGCCTTTATCGGCGCCTGCGCGGTGCTCACCCAGGGCGTGATCCTCGGGCGGCTGCTGTCGCACCTGGCCGAAGCCCGGCTGGTGAGCGGCGGCCTGGGGCTGATGGCGCTGACCCTCGGCGGCGCGGCCCTGGCCCCGGCAGGCTGGATGCTCTACCCCCTGGTCGGGGCGATGGCCCTGGGCATCGGCCTGGCGGCGCCCTCGATCACCAGCCTGGTCTCGCGGCTGGCCGGCGAGGGGCGCCAGGGCGCGGTGATGGGGGGCATGCAGGCCGTGCTGAGCCTGACGCTCATCCTGGGGCCGGCCCTGGCCGGGGTGCTGTTCGACACCTTCGGGCCAGGCGCGCCCTACCTCGGCGGGGGGACGCTGGCCCTGGGGGCGCTGGGGGCGGCCCTGGTCGGGCTGGCCCCGGCAGGGCGCGCCGCGCCCGCCGCGGCAGACGAGTGCGATTCTGGATTTCGGATTTTGGATTTTGGATTTTTGGCGCCCCGATGAGATATGGCGTGATGCGCGCAGGGTCATGAACAGAAATTGGCATGACTGGTAGCGGCACACGCGAGTAGACCACGGTCCCCCATCCCTCCGTCACGGTCAATCCGCAATCCAAAATCTAAAATCCAAAAATCCATAGCGCGGAGCGCCGCTCCGCCTGGAGGATGGTTCCGATGATCAGCTTCGAACGGCCGCCGGTGCAGCGCGTGGCCAGCGCCAGGCTGCCAACCGTGTATGGCGAATATGCGATGCACGTCTACAGCGACGCCGACGGGCGCGAGCACGTCGCGCTCACCGTCGGCGAGGTGGCCGATGGACGGCCCGTGCTCACTCGCCTGCACTCGGAGTGCCTCACTGGCGACGTGTTTGCCTCGCTGCGCTGCGACTGCGGCGAGCAACTGGCCTGGACGCTGGCCCATCTCCAGGAGGCAGGGCGCGGGGCGCTGCTCTACTTGCGGCAGGAGGGCCGGGGGATCGGGCTGGCCAACAAGATCCGCGCCTACGCCCTGCAGGAGCAGGGCCTCGATACGGTAGACGCCAACCTGGCCCTGGGCTTGCCCGCCGACCGGCGCGACTACCGCCTAGCGGCGGAGATGCTGCGCGACCTGGGCATTACCAGTGTGGCGCTGCTAACCAACAACCCGCAGAAGATCCGCGGACTCGAAGGCTACGGCATCCTGGTGCTGGAGCGCCTGCCGGTGCCGGCGACGCCCAATTGCCATAACCAGTTCTACCTGGAGACCAAGCGCCGGCGGATGGGGCACCTGGAGTGAGGCGATTTTGGATTTTGGATTTTGGATTTTGGATTTTGGATTGCGGGTTATACGGTTGGACTCAACAAGTTGTCATCCTCAAACTCTTCGTCACCGCACACGATGGTGATGTCCGGATAAGTGTATAACCCGGTCCGAGCCGATTTGACGCGCATATCGCTCGGGTAGACCACGCCGTCGCGCTGGCGCAGTTGAGCATAGAGCGCGGCATAGGCGCTGCCGGCAATGCGATTGTGGCGCTTGCTGCCGCCAGCCGTGGCGTAGATCTTCCCGGCGAGATACTCGCGCCTCTCTTCGCCGGCCCGCTCGAGGTCCAGATACTCCGCGGGCGTCAGGTGGGGCGCCGGTTGTGCGGTCATTGCAACTTCCCCGCTTCGAGAAAACGCCGGTTTGTTCTATGCTACGGTAGGTAGGCATTGAGTTCCTGCTCGCGCTCAGGCGTCATACCAGTATGCCTTCCCGTCTGGCGTTGCGATAGAGTTGAAGGCTGCCGCGCTCGAATTCATCGGCGAGAACAGGCCTGGCGGAAATGAGACGCTCAGATTCTAACTGGATGGGGTAGAGCACCTCCTATAACTCGGCGAAGTTCCGAAAAATAGTCGAAGGGATCGCCAAGCAGAACAAGCAGATCAATGTCGCTCATGGCGTCTGCCTGCTGACGGGCCACTGACCCATACAGCACCAGTCCTTTGAACCGCGGGCCATAATGGCTCTCCAGAGCCGCCTTACACTTGCCTACCACTTCAGGTATTGTTGCCATGCAAACACCATCTACGCTTTGCGGACGAACCGGCCTTGCAATAACTTATGATATAGCAGTCCTACGCCATCTCTAAACAGCGGCCGTGCATAAGGACGCAGCGCGCTGCGTCCTTGCAGCGCGCTGCGTCTCGACGGGTACGTCTGATACTCCGGGCTTTACAACCTGAAGAGGACTGCTATATCGCGCAAAGTTGCAGGACGGCGTCGCGCTTCGCCTGTCGCCTCAGACATCATTATGCCTGATCCGGCCTCGCGGGGCAACGGACCCGGCGCGCCTGCCCCTGCCGGCCGGCGGGGGCGCCGCTCAGGCGCGCAGATCGGCGAAGTAAAGATCCCAGAAGGGGTCCTCGCCCGGTTCGTCGAGCACGACGGTCGCGCCGTTGCGGCGCACGCTGCTCCGCCCCAGACTGCGGTCAAAATAGCCCAGTTCGTAGCTCTCGATGCCCGCGGCGCGCCAGGCGTCGCGAACGCGCGGCACGCTGGAGGGTTCCACCGCCGCCAGCAGCGTGCCCTCGCTGATCGCCTGCCAGGGGTCGAACGCCAGGGCCCGGGCCAGTTCGCGGATGTCCGCCGGAACTTCGATGGCATCGAGGTCAATGGCCACAGGGATGCCCGCCGCGTCGGCCATCTCGTAGGCGCCCCCCAGCACGCCGCTCTCGGTGGCGTCGTGCATGGCGTGGACGCCGCCGCAGGCGAAGGCGATCAGGGCGTCGTTGACCACAGTGATCTGCTCGACGCGCTGGCGCAGCCGGGCAAGCTGCTCCTCGGCGATCTGTCCTTTGAGGCGGTCCTGGTACACAATGGCGAGCAGCGCCGCCGCCTCGACCCCCGGCCCCTTGGTCATGAGCAACCGGTCGCCGTCCCGCGCGCCGCCGGGCGAAATCCAGGCGTCGCGTTCGGCGAAGCCCCAGACGGTCACGCCGCCGATGGTGGGGATGGTCACGGCGTCGTACCAGCCGGTGTGCCCGCCGACGATGCTGATGCCCAGCTCGAGGGCCGTATCAGCGATGGAGGTGATGATGGTCTGCGCGTCGCTTTCGGGGCCGGCAGTGGGCAGGAGCAGGGTGTAGGTCATGTAGCGCGGCTGCACGCCGGTGACGGCGACGTCGCTGGCCCCGATGTGGACGGTGAACCAGCCCATAATTTCCAGCGGCAGGCCGATGGCGGGGAAGATCGGATCTTCGGCGACGGCCATGACCCGGCCGTCGGGGAGTTCGAGCACGGCAGCGTCGAAGCCCGGGCCGGGGGGCACGAGCAGGTGGGGCGCGGGCGCGCCGAGGCGCCCGCTGAGGAGGGCCTTCAGACGGCCCGGCGAAGGCTTGCCGATGCGGCGGTCACTCATGGGCCACCTTCCTTCCCAGCACGGCCTCGACATCCTGGACCTTCCCCTGGAGGCGGTCGGCGGCCCCGGCGCGATCGTCGAGCGTAATGTGGGTCAGGACGCGGGGCGCCAGGGTGCGCATGTGCCGGTGGCAGGCCATGATCACCTCCATCACCTGCTCCGGCTCGCCTTCGAGGGTGGTCTGCATGGCTCCCATGGCGTAGCGCACGCCGGAAGCCTCGATGATCGGCGCCAGGGAGGCAATGTACTCTTTCAGTTCTTCGCCCACTCCCAGGGGCACGATGGAAAAACTGGCGAGCATGATCAACCTCCTTGCTGCGACCAGGGCATTTTCCTTATCCCAACGCGCTGACGACCCTCATCCCCCGTGCTACTCTCCCGGACGCGCTGTGCATCATCCACAGCCTGTAGCCCGGCGGCTGATGAAGATTCAGAATATAAACCGGTATTCGCCCTGTGGCCCGGCGGCTGAAGCCGCGGGCTGCCGATGCGAAGCCCGCCTGCGCGGGCTGTATCGGATTTATTCTTGATGATTCATAAATAGTCTGCAAAGTCCCGACGTTGCCCCCCCTCCCAGCCTCCCCCCGTTGGGGGGAGGCGCCGGGCGCCCTCCCCCAGCGGGGGAGGGTTGGGGAGGGGGTGGGAGTTCAGCGAAAGACT
This genomic interval carries:
- a CDS encoding 1-acyl-sn-glycerol-3-phosphate acyltransferase → MDSDLAAPLLEAQSTYPARVMDLTWLNIADLRSAFGVTATMPLSGLADLLFHLPARNFAHQVLALDALVGREGLRAGGAWICGQLSRGVEIWGAPPPATGPALIVANHPGLLDAAALFASIPREDLRVLAITRPFLRALPHIAGRLFAVGDAPAARMATARRAARHLRAGGALLVFPAGRIEPDPLSLPGAEDSVASWSQGIDQIVQLAGAVTVVPAIVAGVLTPAAVKHPLTRLRQHPDDRRWLAAILQLMLPWLQHTTVQVRFGRPIAATGAPVSAAVAAEARRLIREVAR
- a CDS encoding MFS transporter, which gives rise to MRTPSVPSNHRSPLTILFICVFVDMIGYGMVVPLLPFLAPEGSARALLVGLLSSLYALLQFLAAPVLGALSDRVGRRPVLIGAVLASSAAYSVLSLGASIGALPLVFLAVALGGAAGASIPTAQACIADRLPPAERARGLGLIGAAFGLGLMLGPASGGLLSVYGLGVPPLLAATLALLNGLFALRALPESLPPERRAPTPLRPAGAARQLGAAFALRDARPLLVAIFLLNMAFAGLQSNAPLFTSTRFGWGPLENGAFFAFIGACAVLTQGVILGRLLSHLAEARLVSGGLGLMALTLGGAALAPAGWMLYPLVGAMALGIGLAAPSITSLVSRLAGEGRQGAVMGGMQAVLSLTLILGPALAGVLFDTFGPGAPYLGGGTLALGALGAALVGLAPAGRAAPAAADECDSGFRILDFGFLAPR
- the ribA gene encoding GTP cyclohydrolase II → MISFERPPVQRVASARLPTVYGEYAMHVYSDADGREHVALTVGEVADGRPVLTRLHSECLTGDVFASLRCDCGEQLAWTLAHLQEAGRGALLYLRQEGRGIGLANKIRAYALQEQGLDTVDANLALGLPADRRDYRLAAEMLRDLGITSVALLTNNPQKIRGLEGYGILVLERLPVPATPNCHNQFYLETKRRRMGHLE
- a CDS encoding Uma2 family endonuclease is translated as MTAQPAPHLTPAEYLDLERAGEERREYLAGKIYATAGGSKRHNRIAGSAYAALYAQLRQRDGVVYPSDMRVKSARTGLYTYPDITIVCGDEEFEDDNLLSPTV
- a CDS encoding AIR synthase family protein, encoding MSDRRIGKPSPGRLKALLSGRLGAPAPHLLVPPGPGFDAAVLELPDGRVMAVAEDPIFPAIGLPLEIMGWFTVHIGASDVAVTGVQPRYMTYTLLLPTAGPESDAQTIITSIADTALELGISIVGGHTGWYDAVTIPTIGGVTVWGFAERDAWISPGGARDGDRLLMTKGPGVEAAALLAIVYQDRLKGQIAEEQLARLRQRVEQITVVNDALIAFACGGVHAMHDATESGVLGGAYEMADAAGIPVAIDLDAIEVPADIRELARALAFDPWQAISEGTLLAAVEPSSVPRVRDAWRAAGIESYELGYFDRSLGRSSVRRNGATVVLDEPGEDPFWDLYFADLRA
- a CDS encoding MTH1187 family thiamine-binding protein, producing MLASFSIVPLGVGEELKEYIASLAPIIEASGVRYAMGAMQTTLEGEPEQVMEVIMACHRHMRTLAPRVLTHITLDDRAGAADRLQGKVQDVEAVLGRKVAHE